The stretch of DNA AGCGCCTCGGCGGGCTCGTGCCGAAGCTCGGGCGGCAGCGTCGCCGCCTCCGCCCGCGCGAGATAGGGCGGGTTCGAGACCACGAGGTCGAACGGCTCGGCGCCCGGCCCCGCGAGCGGCTCGAACAGGCTCCCCTGCGCGAGCCGAACCCGCTCATTCAGTCGCAGGGATTCGGCATTTGAGCGCGCAACCTTGAGCGCAGCCTCGGAAATGTCGGTGGCTACGACGTGGGCGTTCGGCCTCTCCGCCGCGAGGGCGAGCGCGATCGCGCCCGAGCCGGTCCCGATGTCCGCGATCCGAAAGGCCCGCTCGCGCTCGGGGAGCCGGTCGAGCGCGGCCTGCACGAGCGTCTCGGTGTCGGGCCGCGGCGTGAGGACGTCGCCGTTCACGGCGAGCGAGAGCGACCAGAACTCCTTCGCGCCGAGCAGCTGAGAGACGGGAATGCGCTCCGCGGCGCGTTTGCGAACGAGCTCGCGAAAGGCGCCGCGCTCGTCCGCGAGCACGGGCTTCTCGAAGTCGACGTAGAGCTGCATGCGCGTCGTTCCGAGCGCGTGCGCGAGCAGGAGCTCGGCGTCGAGCCGGGCCGACTCGATGCCCTTCTCGGCGAAGTGCGCGGTCGTCCAGCGCAGCAGCTCGAGCACCGTCCAGCGGCGCTCGCCGGCCGCGGCGGCGGCGGCGCGGACCTCGGGCGGCGCGGCCGGGGGCGGCGCGCTCACGGAGTCGCCGTCGTCTTCGCGGCGTCGGCCTCCGCGCGCGCGGTCATCACCTTGCGCACCTCCGCGAGCAGCTCGCCGAGATCGCCCTCCATCACCTGGTCGAGCTTGTGGAGCGTGACGCCCGCGCGGTGATCGGTGACGCGCGACTGCGGGAAGTTGTACGTGCGGATCTTCTCGCTGCGCTCGCCCGTGCCGACCTGGCTGCGGCGCTCGCTCGCGCGCTCCTGCTCGGCGCGCTCCTGCTCCATCTCGAGCAGGCGCGCGCGCAGCACCTTGAGCGCCTTCGCCTTGTTCTTGTGCTGGCTCTTCTCGTCCTGGCACTGGACGACGAGCCCGGTCGGCAGGTGCGTGATGCGCACCGCGGAATCCGTCGTGTTGACGCTCTGGCCACCCGGCCCGCCGGCGCGCATCACGTCGATGCGCAGCTCGTTCGGGTCGATCTCGATGTCGACCTCCTCGGCCTCGGGCATCACCGCGACGGTCACGGTCGAGGTGTGGATGCGGCCCTGCGACTCGGTCGCCGGCACGCGCTGCACGCGGTGGACGCCGCGCTCGAACTTGAGCTGGCTGAAGACGCGATCGCCCGAGAGGAGCGCGATCACCTCCTTGAACCCGCCGGCGCCGCTCTCCGAAGCGGACAGGATCTCGAGCTTCCAGCGCTTCTCCTCCGCATAACGCGCGTACATGCGGAAGAGATCGCCGGCGAAGAGGGACGCCTCGTCGCCGCCCGTGCCGGCGCGGATCTCGAGCAGCGCGTTCTTCTCGTCGTTCGGATCCTTCGGGAGCAGCAGCTCGCCGAGCTCCTGCTCGAGCAGCGCGCGGCGCTCGGTGAGGCTCTCGAGCTCCGCCTCCGCCATCGCCGCCATCTCGGCGTCGTCGTCCGCGGCCATCTCCGTCGCGCCGGCGATCTGCGCGAGCAGCTCCGTGTAGCGCGCGCCCGCTTCGGCGAGCGGACGCAGCGCGCCGAGCTCCTTCGCGAGCTTCTGGACCTGCCCCGGCTGCTTCACGACCTCGGGGTCGGACATCTGCGCCTCGAGCGCGCGCGCTCGAGCCAGGGCTTCGTCGATGCGGGCCTTGTAGTCGGCGGCCATCTCGGGTCTCGGCTCTCGGTCCTCGCGCGTCCGCGCCGGTCGGGCGCGCGGACGTCCCGGGCGGGGACGGTGGCTCTGGGGGAGCGGGGGGAAGGGCTCGGGCGAATCGGGCGCGGCGCGCCGGGCGAGCGCGCCGCGGGCGGACCCGCGGCGCTACGACTCGCCGGCCGTATGGCCGTGCGCGTGCGACGTCGCGGGCGGGAGCTGCCTCTCGAGGACCGTCCGGGGCATGACGGCGCGGGAAGCTATCGGATCCGCGGCGCCGACGCGACGCGAGCCGGGCCGTGCGCAGCGCGCGTGCAGCAGCGGGACGTCGCTCGCCGCGATCGCCGCATCTCGCTGGAACGCTTGCGTTTTCCTGCAGACCGATCGATCATTCCGCGGTCTGGGAGGAGCGCGGCGCCGCCGGACCCTCGCCGCGATCGAGAGGCTCCCTCATGTCGCAGCGCTGGAAACGCGCTCTGCTGCGGACCGCCGGAGGACTCGGGCTCGCTCGAGCCGCGCACCCCATCTGGGGGCGCTCGGTCAACGTCCTCATGTACCACTACTTCGAAGGTTCGGCCGACGACGAGCTCGTCGTCCCGCCCACCGCGCTGCGCGCGCAGCTGCGCGAGCTGCGCGCGCGCTATCGCCTGGTCGGCCTCACGAGCGCGATGGACGCCCTCTTCCGCGGCGACGACCTGTCGCGCCGCCGCTGCGTGGCGATCTCGATCGACGACGTGGGCGACGACTTCGTCCGCGTCGCGTGGCCCGTCTTCCGCGACCTCGGCGTTCCCGTCACGCTGGCCGTCTGCCCGGGCTTCGCCGAGGACGACGAGCACGCGATGCTGTTCGGCGCGCTGCACGCGCACGTGCGGATTGCGCCGGGGTTCGCGAGCGCGCTCGCCGCGCTCCTCGGCCGCGACGGCCTCGCCTACGCCGACTGCTTCGACGCGCTCTTCCACCGCTCGACGACCGAGCTCGCCGACATCGCCGCGGCGATGCGCGTCCCGCACCCGATGCGCGAGCCGCGCGATCTCCCGGGTGGGTTGCGGCTGCCCGTCGCGCGCTTCGACGCGCTCCGGCAGATCGTCGAGGAGAGCCACGGGCTCGTCGAGATCGGGTCGCACACGATGACGCACCCGGTGCTCTCGCTGATCGGCGGCGACTGGCTGCGCTGGGAGATCGAGACGTCGCGCGAGCGCATCGCGCGCACCTTCGGCGCGTGCGATCTCCTCTTCTATCCGGGCGGCGCCCTTCCGCCCGCCCGCGAGCTCGACGCGGAGGGGCTGCTGAAGGCCGGCTATCGCCACGCCTTCACCGCCTCGGCGGGGCTCGCCTCCGAGCGCTCCGACCCGTTCCGCATCGGGCGCGTGGCGGTGCTCGGCGGCGAGGGCCTCGGCGCCTTCCGCACGCGCGCCGCCGCCTGGCCGGCGGTGATGCGCCGCGCCCGCGCGCCGATTCCCGCGACGAACTAGCATCCGTCCCGGTGCGTTCCGGCCGCGCGGCGGCTCCGACGAGCGAGGCCCCGCCATGCCCTCCCGGATCGAGCCGCTGAGCCAGGTTCCCGCCGACTGGGTCGTCGACTACTTCCGCCGCCAGCAGGTGCCCGAGGCGCTCGTGCGCTGGAAGTTCCTCGCGCCGGGCCCGCCGTCGCGCGGACGCGAGCGCGGCATCGCGTGGATCCGCGACGACCGCGTGCAGGGCTTCCTCGGCCTCGTGCCGTGCCGGCTCGGACGCGGCGACGAGCGGTTCGACATGACGTGGACGTGCGACTGGTCGCTCGCGGAGCGGGCGAACGCGCCCGGCGTCGGCGTGCGCATGCTGCAGCGCGCGCTCGCCGCCGACGAGCCCGTGCTCTCCGTGACGCGCGGGAGCGACTTCACCGCGAGCATCGCGCCGCGCGTCGGTCACCACACGATCGAGGACGCGGCGCGCACGTTCGTCGTCCCGCTGCGCGCCGCGAGCCTGCTCGAGCGGCTGCCGGGCCCGGCGAGCGCGCTCGCGCGCGCGCCGCTCGTCGGCCGGGCGCCCCTGCCCGCCGCGCGAACGAGCGCGCGGCGGACGCGCGTCGAGGCGGGCGTCGCGCACGCGCTCGACGCGCTGCTCGCGGCGCCGCGCGGCCCCGGCTGGTTCCCCGCCTACGACACGTCGTACCTCGACTGGGTCGTGGGACGCTGCCCCGTGCTCGAGTGCGCGAGCATCCTCGCGCCCGACGACGGCGCGCCGCGCGCCGCCGCGCTCCTCTGGCGACGGCGCGAGTCCGCGGCGCGCTGGCGCCTCGCGCTCTTCGCCGC from Myxococcota bacterium encodes:
- a CDS encoding polysaccharide deacetylase family protein, producing MSQRWKRALLRTAGGLGLARAAHPIWGRSVNVLMYHYFEGSADDELVVPPTALRAQLRELRARYRLVGLTSAMDALFRGDDLSRRRCVAISIDDVGDDFVRVAWPVFRDLGVPVTLAVCPGFAEDDEHAMLFGALHAHVRIAPGFASALAALLGRDGLAYADCFDALFHRSTTELADIAAAMRVPHPMREPRDLPGGLRLPVARFDALRQIVEESHGLVEIGSHTMTHPVLSLIGGDWLRWEIETSRERIARTFGACDLLFYPGGALPPARELDAEGLLKAGYRHAFTASAGLASERSDPFRIGRVAVLGGEGLGAFRTRAAAWPAVMRRARAPIPATN
- the prmC gene encoding peptide chain release factor N(5)-glutamine methyltransferase; amino-acid sequence: MSAPPPAAPPEVRAAAAAAGERRWTVLELLRWTTAHFAEKGIESARLDAELLLAHALGTTRMQLYVDFEKPVLADERGAFRELVRKRAAERIPVSQLLGAKEFWSLSLAVNGDVLTPRPDTETLVQAALDRLPERERAFRIADIGTGSGAIALALAAERPNAHVVATDISEAALKVARSNAESLRLNERVRLAQGSLFEPLAGPGAEPFDLVVSNPPYLARAEAATLPPELRHEPAEALFGGEDGLEVLRPLVAGATGVMAAGGHLLVEIDPRQADAVVAMCEDAGLCEIAVIRDLAGSARVVAGRAAPPR
- the prfA gene encoding peptide chain release factor 1, producing MAADYKARIDEALARARALEAQMSDPEVVKQPGQVQKLAKELGALRPLAEAGARYTELLAQIAGATEMAADDDAEMAAMAEAELESLTERRALLEQELGELLLPKDPNDEKNALLEIRAGTGGDEASLFAGDLFRMYARYAEEKRWKLEILSASESGAGGFKEVIALLSGDRVFSQLKFERGVHRVQRVPATESQGRIHTSTVTVAVMPEAEEVDIEIDPNELRIDVMRAGGPGGQSVNTTDSAVRITHLPTGLVVQCQDEKSQHKNKAKALKVLRARLLEMEQERAEQERASERRSQVGTGERSEKIRTYNFPQSRVTDHRAGVTLHKLDQVMEGDLGELLAEVRKVMTARAEADAAKTTATP